The genome window TTTGAGAAATAATATTCTTCAACCTGAGAAAGCCGGTTGGCGGACGGTATGATCATAGGGAATCACTCCGGATTTATAAATGCCCAGTATTTTGATGCCGCGGGCAAAGGGCGCAGCCGCCGCAATCCCGCGATGAAAATCGTCTTCATTTTGCCACAGTAAATCGATGTGAAAGGCGTATTCGTTCGGTTGACCGGGAATGGGAATCGACTGGATGAGCGAAAGGTTCAACCCGTGCTCGCGAAACACCTGCAACACGCTCACCAGCGATCCGACTTCGTGGCTCACCCGAAAGCTGATCGACGCTTTGTCCGGCGGTGTGCCGTTACGGTATTCCTTGTTCAGCAAAATCAGGAATCGCGTGTAATTTTTTTTGAGATTCTCAATTTCTTCGCCCAAAATCTGCAATTGATAGCGATTTGCCGCCATTTTGCTGGCAATCGCTGCCACGCCCCGCAGATTGTTTTGGCGAATTTCCCGCGCGCTTTCCGCCGTATCGAACGATTCAATCGCCCGCAAATGCGGGTGCGCTTCCAGAAAAACGCTGCACTGATGCAACGCCATCGGGTGCGAACGCACGGTTTCGATGTCCTCGATGCGCTGTCCCGGTAGCGCCATCAAATTTTGCTGGATGTGCAAATACGTTTCGCCAATGATGTGAAAATTGTATCGCTCCAGCAGGCTGTAATTCGGCAAAATGCTGCCGGCCAGCGTGTTTTCGATGGCCATCACAGCGGCGTCCACTTCGCGATTGGCCAGCGCATCGCAGAGCCGCCCGAACGTCATGCATTCCAGCAGTTCCACCGGATGTCCGGCAAAATATTGGCGCGTCGCCATATCGTGAAAGGATGCCTGACCACCCTGGATCGCGATTTTCATGTGCTGTTTCATACGAAATTCCTTTTTGTAGGGCGCGGCGTTGAAGCGCCCAAAATTCTGCAAATAAAAAAGGCTCCGTTTTGCGGAGCCTTTCAAGATTCGATATTGTCTGTTTTGCGCAAAACCGTCCTGTCAGGCTCCGTTGGTCTCGAAACCAAAAAAGAAAAACAGGCTAAAAAAGCGACGGATAATTGCGTTCAAAATATTTCCTTTGTTCAAACGTTGCCATTTTAATGCGAATTGCGGAGAATGTCAACGGATAATTCGGCAAAATTTGCTTTTTTGAAAAATTTGTGTCGGCGACGAGAAAAATTGATTTCGCCACCCGCATTCTGTAAATTGGGCGACGGTTTAAATGTGAACATCAATAATCAGGCAAAAAATGATTCAGCAAGCAATACACAAACTTCTCGAACGAACCCATCTCACCCACGAAGAAGCATTTGGCGCGATGCACAGCATTATGTCCGGCGATGCCAGCGATGCGCAAATCGGCGCGTTCCTCATCGCCATGCGCATGAAAGGCGAGCAGGCGCACGAGATTGCCGGATTCGCCAAAGCGATGCAGCAAAAAGCGCATCCGGTGACGGTCGATCGGCTGGGCGAAGCGCTGGATATCGTCGGCACCGGCGGGGACGGGAAGCATACTTTCAACATTTCTACAATCGCTGCTTTGGTGGCTGCCGGGGCGGGAATTCCCGTTGCGAAGCACGGCAATCGTTCCGTTTCCAGCAAATGCGGCAGCGCGGATGTGTTGCGCGAACTCGGTGTAAATATTGATCTTGAGCCATTGCAAATGACGCGTTGTGTCAACGAAGTGGGCATCGCATTTTTGTTTGCGCCGCGACTGCACCCGGCGATGAAATACGCCATCGGACCGCGCCGGGAAATCGGTGCGCGCACGGTTTTCAACATTCTCGGTCCGCTCACCAATCCGGCCGGCGTACGCCGACAGTTGATCGGCGCATACAATCGCGAACTCGCCAAATTGATGGCCAGCGTTTTCCGCGAACTCGGCACGGAACATACGCTGGTGGTGCACAGCTCGGACGGAATGGACGAAATTTCGCTGGCTGCGCCGACCCATGTTTTCGAATTGCGCCACGGCGATATCGCGGAATACGAAATCGATGCGACAACCTTTGGTGCCACGCCGTCGAACGACAGTCTGGAAGGTGGCGATGCGAAAGATAACGCCGCGATTGCCCTCAAAATTCTCAACGGCGAAACCGGCCCGCGCCGCGATGTGGTGGTGATGAACGCTGCCGCCGGTATTTACGTCGCCGGAAAAGCCGATTCGCTCGCCACCGCCGCAGATCTCGCCCGCCACAGCCTCGATTCCGGCGCTGCGCTGGCAAAGCTGGAAGCCCTCGGCAAACTGACGCAGGAAATGAGTGAGGAAGAATAAGGATAAAGGATAAAGGGTTAAGGATAAATATTCTCTTTTCGTTTGTTTCGTATATTTCGTAGGCATTGAATTGATAATAAAATGAAACCAAAAATTGACATTTTAGCCAAAATTATCGCGAAAAAGCGGGAAGAAATCGCGGCGCGAAAAGCGGAAATCAGCATCGCGGAATTGCTGCGATTGGCAGATGAAGCACC of Calditrichia bacterium contains these proteins:
- a CDS encoding prephenate dehydratase, with product MKQHMKIAIQGGQASFHDMATRQYFAGHPVELLECMTFGRLCDALANREVDAAVMAIENTLAGSILPNYSLLERYNFHIIGETYLHIQQNLMALPGQRIEDIETVRSHPMALHQCSVFLEAHPHLRAIESFDTAESAREIRQNNLRGVAAIASKMAANRYQLQILGEEIENLKKNYTRFLILLNKEYRNGTPPDKASISFRVSHEVGSLVSVLQVFREHGLNLSLIQSIPIPGQPNEYAFHIDLLWQNEDDFHRGIAAAAPFARGIKILGIYKSGVIPYDHTVRQPAFSG
- the trpD gene encoding anthranilate phosphoribosyltransferase; its protein translation is MIQQAIHKLLERTHLTHEEAFGAMHSIMSGDASDAQIGAFLIAMRMKGEQAHEIAGFAKAMQQKAHPVTVDRLGEALDIVGTGGDGKHTFNISTIAALVAAGAGIPVAKHGNRSVSSKCGSADVLRELGVNIDLEPLQMTRCVNEVGIAFLFAPRLHPAMKYAIGPRREIGARTVFNILGPLTNPAGVRRQLIGAYNRELAKLMASVFRELGTEHTLVVHSSDGMDEISLAAPTHVFELRHGDIAEYEIDATTFGATPSNDSLEGGDAKDNAAIALKILNGETGPRRDVVVMNAAAGIYVAGKADSLATAADLARHSLDSGAALAKLEALGKLTQEMSEEE